In a single window of the Biomphalaria glabrata chromosome 5, xgBioGlab47.1, whole genome shotgun sequence genome:
- the LOC129926352 gene encoding uncharacterized protein LOC129926352 produces the protein MNLYEANNKSLNTNYLRYMDTSFEPPEFLKERNILAECLWSFPGDEVFKFSILMQLHNTEITVKDISEYWDEIPGGWQKIQCDVLKTSDHEDYLPCQVFEEELQRDDAFLDKKDLQTLLQEDDESEAGPRRSIGAKEMPPPSRKLLLASFTAKHSPNSELTVGARALAKHFHRDKSDSWCTESEAEKNRHALQIMQNVLDNAVWINIHWLPHDVFIIEARQDQGYGLRWSADGSNFRGFLEPQMIDGHEVGWRHWTVLRTQGQSCGTNIEQNSVCWTLKGSTDT, from the exons ATGAACCTGTATGAAGCTAATAATAAATCTCTGAATACCAACTACCTTCGTTACATGGATACATCTTTCGAGCCTCCAgagtttttaaaagaaagaaatattttagccGAGTGTTTATGGTCATTTCCTGGCGATGAAGTATTCAAATTCTCTATCCTCATGCAACTGCACAACACAGAGATCACTGTCAAAGATATCAGCGAATATTGGGATGAAATTCCAGGGGGTTGGCAGAAAATTCAATGCGACGTTCTCAAAACTTCTGACCATGAAGATTATCTCCCTTGCCAA gtaTTTGAAGAGGAACTGCAGAGAGATGATGCATTCCTAGACAAGAAAGATCTGCAGACGCTTCTGCAAGAAGATGACGAATCAGAGGCAGGTCCAAGACGTTCCATT GGGGCAAAAGAAATGCCCCCTCCTTCACGTAAATTACTTCTGGCTTCTTTCACTGCCAAGCACTCTCCAAACAGTGAACTTACAGTTGGCGCAAGGGCCTTGGCGAAACATTTTCACAGGGACAAGTCAGACTCCTGGTGTACAGAGTCAGAGGCGGAGAAAAACAGGCACGCACTGCAAATCATGCAAAATGTGTTGGACAATGCTGTTTGGATAAATATCCATTGGTTGCCGCACGATGTGTTTATAATTGAAGCCAGGCAAGATCAGGGTTATGGGTTGCGCTGGTCAGCTGATGGGTCTAATTTCAGAGGATTTTTAGAACCACAGATGATAGATGGACATGAAGTAGGATGGAGGCATTGGACAGTGTTAAGGACACAGGGGCAATCATGTGGAACTAACATTGAGCAGAACTCTGTTTGCTGGACacttaaaggcagcactgacACCTAG